From the genome of Gemmatimonas phototrophica, one region includes:
- a CDS encoding TerC family protein — protein sequence MPTSWWIGFNALVLFLLALDLGIFNRKPHAVSVKEALGWSAVWITLAVGFGLWIGQAMGRQAMLEFYAGYLVEQALSVDNLFVFILVFGYFRIPQELQHRVLFWGILGALLMRGAMIGAGAVLLAKFHWIIYLFGAFLIYTGFKMAFGGENEIEPEQNPVIRLVRRFMPLTTKFHGDKFFVREALEPGGVVKLVATPLFVVLALVETTDVVFAVDSIPAIFGVTRNPFLVYTSNVFAILGLRSMYFVLANIIGKFHLLKYGLSIVLAFVGAKMLLSEIQPISIGVSLGLVAGVLIGSVVLSLLIPPKGETPTEH from the coding sequence ATGCCCACATCGTGGTGGATCGGCTTTAACGCCCTGGTGCTTTTCCTGCTCGCGCTCGACCTCGGGATTTTCAACCGGAAGCCCCATGCCGTTTCGGTCAAGGAAGCCCTCGGCTGGAGCGCGGTCTGGATTACCCTCGCGGTCGGCTTTGGCCTGTGGATTGGTCAGGCCATGGGGCGACAGGCGATGCTGGAGTTTTATGCCGGCTACCTCGTTGAGCAGGCGCTATCAGTAGACAATCTGTTTGTCTTCATCCTGGTGTTCGGCTACTTCCGGATTCCGCAGGAACTGCAGCACCGCGTGCTTTTTTGGGGCATTCTGGGCGCCTTGCTGATGCGCGGCGCCATGATTGGGGCGGGCGCTGTCCTCCTCGCCAAGTTCCACTGGATCATTTACCTCTTTGGCGCGTTTCTGATCTACACCGGTTTCAAAATGGCGTTCGGCGGTGAGAATGAGATTGAACCCGAGCAGAATCCGGTCATCCGGCTGGTCCGCCGCTTCATGCCGCTCACCACGAAGTTCCACGGCGACAAGTTCTTCGTGCGGGAAGCACTGGAGCCCGGTGGCGTCGTGAAACTGGTGGCGACGCCATTGTTTGTCGTGCTGGCACTCGTCGAGACCACCGACGTGGTATTCGCCGTCGATTCCATCCCGGCCATTTTTGGTGTCACCAGGAATCCATTCCTTGTGTACACATCGAATGTGTTTGCCATTCTCGGGCTGCGGTCAATGTATTTCGTTCTGGCCAACATCATCGGCAAGTTTCACTTGCTGAAGTACGGGCTGTCGATCGTGCTGGCCTTTGTGGGCGCCAAAATGTTGTTGTCGGAAATCCAGCCCATCAGCATTGGGGTCTCGCTCGGTCTCGTGGCTGGCGTGCTGATCGGCAGCGTGGTGTTGTCGCTCCTCATCCCGCCCAAGGGTGAGACCCCGACCGAGCACTGA
- a CDS encoding anthranilate synthase component II, translating into MLLVIDNYDSFTYNLVQYFGELGEELEVHRNDRLTVDEVGQMAPDAVVVSPGPCSPREAGISVDVIRRYGGQIPLLGVCLGHQAIGEAYGGDVVRASRVMHGKMSQLVHDGTGLFADVPSPFGVMRYHSLIVKRETLPDCLHVTATATDDATEIHALQHRAHPVWGVQFHPESILTQHGRTLLVNFLRMARTFRRGTAA; encoded by the coding sequence ATGCTGCTGGTGATCGACAACTACGACTCATTCACGTACAACCTCGTCCAGTATTTCGGGGAACTCGGGGAGGAGTTGGAAGTCCACCGCAATGATCGTTTGACGGTCGACGAAGTGGGCCAAATGGCACCGGACGCCGTTGTGGTATCACCAGGACCGTGTTCACCACGGGAGGCCGGGATCTCGGTAGACGTGATCAGGCGGTACGGTGGACAGATCCCGTTGCTTGGGGTGTGTCTTGGCCATCAGGCCATTGGCGAAGCGTACGGCGGCGACGTGGTGCGGGCCTCGCGGGTCATGCACGGCAAGATGTCCCAACTCGTCCACGATGGGACGGGACTTTTTGCCGATGTCCCGTCTCCTTTTGGCGTGATGCGCTACCACTCGCTGATCGTGAAGCGTGAGACGCTCCCCGATTGCCTGCACGTTACCGCGACGGCCACCGACGACGCCACGGAAATTCACGCGCTGCAGCATCGCGCGCATCCCGTGTGGGGGGTGCAGTTCCACCCGGAATCGATCCTCACGCAACACGGGCGCACGTTGCTGGTGAACTTCCTGCGCATGGCGCGCACCTTCCGTAGGGGAACCGCGGCGTAG
- the xerD gene encoding site-specific tyrosine recombinase XerD, giving the protein MTMSPMPMSEEERTLRRGFHLQAFEDALALEDGASPRTIDAYRRDVLRCAAFLREHGIASAAAITPAILREFVYHLKDLGLAGSSIRRNISALRTWFRILLAEGLVHSDPTERLDSPQRWRTLPEVLSVEEVTRLLAAPQLDERLAFRDRAMLELAYGAGLRVSEWIGLALKDVLLEDGLVRVFGKGSKERLVPIGRSAIGAVAVYVRELRPVLERGHGKGILFLNGQGKPLTRMGAWKILRKYVDQAAIEKPVSPHTLRHSFATHLLEGGADLRAVQEMLGHADIATTQIYTHVDREYLRSVHKQFHPRS; this is encoded by the coding sequence ATGACTATGTCCCCGATGCCCATGAGTGAAGAGGAGCGGACGCTGCGACGTGGCTTCCATCTCCAGGCGTTCGAAGATGCCCTCGCTTTGGAAGACGGGGCCTCACCGCGAACGATTGACGCGTACCGTCGAGACGTCCTGCGCTGTGCCGCGTTCCTTCGGGAGCACGGCATTGCGAGCGCGGCCGCCATTACACCGGCGATCTTGCGGGAGTTTGTCTATCACCTCAAGGATCTCGGGTTGGCGGGCAGCTCCATCCGGCGCAATATCTCCGCGCTAAGGACGTGGTTCCGCATTCTGCTGGCAGAAGGGTTGGTTCACAGCGACCCCACCGAACGATTGGATTCACCGCAGCGCTGGCGGACATTGCCGGAGGTCCTGTCGGTCGAGGAAGTGACGCGCCTCCTGGCCGCGCCACAGCTCGATGAACGGCTGGCCTTTCGTGATCGTGCGATGCTGGAGCTGGCCTATGGGGCAGGGCTCCGGGTTTCCGAGTGGATTGGTCTCGCGCTGAAAGACGTGCTGCTGGAAGACGGCCTCGTCCGCGTGTTCGGCAAGGGGAGCAAGGAGCGACTCGTTCCCATAGGGCGTTCGGCGATTGGTGCGGTGGCCGTGTATGTCCGCGAGCTGCGTCCCGTACTGGAACGAGGGCACGGCAAGGGCATCCTGTTTCTGAATGGGCAGGGGAAACCCCTGACCAGAATGGGCGCCTGGAAAATCCTGCGGAAATACGTGGATCAGGCGGCAATCGAAAAGCCCGTGTCACCGCACACACTCCGCCATTCGTTCGCCACGCATCTTCTGGAAGGGGGCGCGGACCTGCGTGCCGTGCAGGAGATGCTCGGCCACGCCGATATTGCCACCACCCAGATCTACACGCACGTGGACCGTGAGTATCTTCGTAGCGTACACAAGCAATTCCACCCGCGTTCCTGA
- a CDS encoding DedA family protein, with product MNDLLAWLAGLPDPLLYGAILVAAFAENVFPPLPADTVIALGAFVAARGNGTMLGVWAATMVGNVGGAMLMYALGHRFGLPWLIRRFPSIVTEQAAGEFSRQFQRQGMVAVVISRFLPGVRALVPPMAGALGIGAGRSAIAMSLASGVWYGVVCLLAFRAGASADQLLAAITRQQRTLGLVALGIVVVAVAFVFWRRQRGHRRS from the coding sequence ATGAACGATCTGCTCGCGTGGCTCGCCGGCTTGCCAGACCCGCTGCTATACGGCGCCATTTTGGTGGCAGCGTTCGCCGAGAACGTTTTCCCACCGTTGCCTGCCGATACCGTGATTGCGCTCGGCGCATTTGTGGCCGCACGCGGCAACGGTACCATGCTCGGCGTGTGGGCTGCCACCATGGTGGGAAACGTTGGTGGCGCGATGCTCATGTACGCCCTTGGGCATCGCTTTGGTTTGCCGTGGCTCATCCGCCGTTTCCCCTCAATTGTCACTGAGCAGGCGGCCGGTGAATTCTCCCGGCAGTTCCAGAGGCAGGGGATGGTAGCGGTCGTGATCAGCCGCTTTCTCCCCGGGGTGCGGGCGCTCGTGCCGCCAATGGCGGGCGCGCTTGGCATTGGCGCCGGACGATCCGCGATTGCGATGTCCCTGGCGTCGGGTGTCTGGTACGGAGTCGTGTGCCTGCTGGCCTTCCGGGCGGGCGCCAGCGCCGACCAGTTGCTGGCCGCCATTACCCGGCAGCAACGCACCCTTGGCCTGGTTGCCCTCGGCATCGTGGTCGTAGCGGTCGCGTTTGTGTTTTGGCGTCGGCAGCGCGGGCATCGCCGTTCATGA
- the ispF gene encoding 2-C-methyl-D-erythritol 2,4-cyclodiphosphate synthase, giving the protein MTDIPPSTLVNTRVGIGYDSHRFGEGGPMRLGGIDIAGDVHCAGHSDGDAICHAITDAILGAAAFGDIGQMFPDTDSANKGKDSIVMLKAAVERLWDAGYRVHNVDVTVITQHPKIGPHREAMRAVLCDALRIPHDQVFVKGKTNEGMGWIGREEGLAVMCTATIHGA; this is encoded by the coding sequence GTGACGGACATCCCGCCATCGACGTTGGTGAACACGCGGGTGGGCATCGGATACGACTCGCATCGTTTCGGTGAGGGTGGGCCCATGCGCCTCGGCGGCATTGACATTGCCGGGGATGTACACTGTGCCGGTCACTCCGATGGGGATGCCATCTGCCATGCCATCACCGATGCGATTCTCGGTGCGGCGGCGTTCGGCGACATCGGCCAGATGTTTCCGGATACGGACTCGGCCAACAAGGGCAAGGATTCGATCGTGATGCTGAAGGCGGCGGTGGAGCGTTTGTGGGACGCCGGTTATCGCGTGCACAACGTCGACGTGACCGTCATTACCCAGCATCCGAAGATCGGTCCGCATCGTGAGGCCATGCGCGCCGTGCTGTGTGACGCGCTTCGCATTCCGCACGATCAGGTGTTTGTGAAGGGCAAGACGAACGAAGGCATGGGATGGATCGGTCGGGAGGAAGGGCTCGCCGTGATGTGCACGGCGACCATTCACGGCGCCTGA
- the mqnC gene encoding cyclic dehypoxanthinyl futalosine synthase — MRDILDFYTNAPLLELGLEADRIREQKHPHGVVTYIVDRNINYTNVCVADCGFCAFYRRPKHGEGYTLSYEQIGEKIEETKALGGVQILIQGGHNPYIPFEWYLDLLRYIKTNHPIHIHGFSPSEVDFFSTRFRMDARDVIRELKAAGLDSIPGGGGEILVQRVRDIAAPKKAGADRWLEIMELAHNEGMKTSVTMMYGIGETLAERIEHLQRVRDLQARTNGFTAFITWPLQPENTPTMSHMPKTDATTYLRTVAISRIVLDNVPNLQSSWVTMGMKVGQMALRYGCNDFGSLMIEENVVSAANTTHRTTVHELDRLITDAGFTPARRRQDYSLISSGVTAASDAHATVAA, encoded by the coding sequence ATGCGTGACATCCTCGATTTCTACACCAACGCTCCGTTGCTGGAACTCGGCCTCGAGGCCGACCGCATCCGGGAGCAGAAGCACCCGCACGGTGTGGTGACGTACATCGTTGACCGCAATATCAACTACACGAATGTATGTGTGGCGGACTGCGGCTTTTGTGCGTTCTATCGCCGCCCCAAACACGGGGAAGGGTACACGCTGTCGTACGAGCAGATCGGCGAGAAGATCGAGGAGACGAAGGCCCTCGGCGGCGTCCAGATTCTCATTCAGGGTGGGCATAATCCCTACATCCCGTTTGAGTGGTACCTCGATCTGCTGCGCTACATCAAGACGAATCATCCCATTCACATTCACGGCTTCTCGCCCAGCGAAGTGGATTTCTTCTCCACGCGCTTCCGGATGGATGCGCGCGATGTCATTCGTGAGCTCAAGGCCGCCGGCCTCGATTCCATCCCTGGCGGCGGTGGGGAAATTCTGGTGCAGCGCGTCCGCGACATTGCAGCGCCCAAGAAGGCAGGTGCTGATCGCTGGTTGGAAATCATGGAGCTCGCGCACAACGAGGGGATGAAAACGTCCGTCACCATGATGTACGGCATTGGCGAAACGCTGGCGGAGCGTATCGAGCATCTGCAGCGGGTGCGGGACCTGCAGGCGCGCACCAACGGCTTCACGGCGTTCATCACCTGGCCGCTGCAGCCGGAAAATACGCCCACCATGTCTCACATGCCCAAGACGGACGCAACCACGTACCTGCGTACGGTAGCCATCTCTCGCATTGTGCTCGACAACGTGCCCAACCTGCAATCCAGTTGGGTGACGATGGGCATGAAGGTGGGGCAGATGGCCCTGCGCTATGGCTGCAACGACTTCGGCTCACTCATGATCGAGGAGAACGTGGTGTCGGCGGCCAACACCACACACCGCACCACTGTCCATGAGCTCGACCGGCTCATCACCGACGCCGGGTTTACTCCCGCGCGGCGGCGTCAGGACTATTCGCTCATCTCGAGCGGTGTCACCGCAGCGTCCGACGCGCACGCCACGGTGGCGGCGTGA
- a CDS encoding menaquinone biosynthesis protein, which translates to MDETGHSPLRVGRIRYINCFPVYSAIERGIVPLAGELVDGVPTQLNRLMAAGEIDVSVVSAVEYARDAHQFLLLPELGITSDGPVRSVMLFSKRDARDLGGRRVVVSKSSMTSVHLLELLFEHVWKCRPEFVPGDAEMGDIARFDDEPHDARLVIGDAALKLFDAASRGGMWAERYPYREDLGAAWKAWTGLPFVFAVWVAQRRTPVHASLSAHASLIASRDWGLQHLPQISAQAALASGVSVEACREYFAGLDYRLSYPHLAGLTEFFRRLVLAGRVPDGSLAFLPAA; encoded by the coding sequence ATGGACGAGACCGGGCATTCACCGTTGCGAGTTGGTCGCATTCGGTACATCAACTGTTTCCCGGTCTACAGTGCCATTGAACGTGGCATCGTGCCGCTGGCAGGCGAATTGGTGGACGGTGTACCGACCCAGCTGAATCGCCTGATGGCTGCCGGTGAAATTGACGTCAGTGTGGTCTCCGCGGTGGAGTATGCGCGGGATGCGCACCAGTTTTTGCTGCTCCCCGAATTGGGGATCACCAGCGATGGCCCAGTGCGCAGTGTCATGCTTTTCAGCAAGCGGGATGCACGCGACCTCGGTGGCCGTCGCGTCGTGGTGAGCAAGAGCAGCATGACCTCCGTACATCTGCTCGAACTGCTGTTCGAGCATGTCTGGAAGTGTCGTCCGGAGTTTGTTCCGGGTGATGCGGAGATGGGCGATATCGCCCGGTTTGACGACGAGCCGCATGATGCCCGACTGGTGATCGGTGATGCGGCGCTGAAGTTGTTTGATGCGGCCAGCCGCGGTGGTATGTGGGCGGAGCGGTATCCGTACCGGGAAGACCTGGGAGCGGCCTGGAAGGCGTGGACCGGCTTGCCCTTTGTCTTTGCCGTGTGGGTTGCACAACGGCGGACGCCGGTCCATGCGTCGCTGTCCGCGCACGCCTCACTGATCGCTTCGCGCGATTGGGGCTTGCAGCATCTGCCGCAAATTTCCGCGCAAGCGGCACTCGCCAGCGGTGTTTCGGTGGAGGCGTGCCGCGAGTATTTCGCGGGGCTTGATTATCGACTGTCGTACCCGCATCTCGCGGGTCTGACGGAGTTCTTCCGGCGGCTTGTTCTGGCCGGCCGCGTGCCTGATGGCTCGCTGGCCTTCCTGCCCGCCGCGTGA
- a CDS encoding CofH family radical SAM protein, which yields MPLAVPFDLEKLRDPSLRPIGEKLIRGERLTVADGALLYTSPDILGVGAMADAANRARHGDRVTFAANQHINPTNICVLRKTCVFCGYARLPKEEGAYRYTLEQVLAESDRADGTITREFHIVGGLDMQAGLEYYRTMFRALKARHPQVHIKALTAVEIAHLARIEKMTREEVLLSLREAGLDTLPGGGAETFSAAVREQIADKKLGGMDYIDVHRTAHQLGIRSNCTMLYGHVETIDDRMQHLSMLRDLQDETGGFLAFIPLAYHPDDNELGKTLGRTGTSTTGFDDLRNLAVGRLFLDNFEHIKTHWIMVTPALSQIALHFGVNDIEGTVVREKIYHAVGASTPQGMTLPQLLQLIRGAGKAPAERNSFYQVIREFMPDDTGEGITAPADELVPLGS from the coding sequence ATGCCGCTTGCTGTCCCGTTTGACCTCGAGAAACTGCGCGATCCGTCGCTGCGCCCCATCGGTGAAAAGCTGATCCGGGGAGAGCGTTTGACCGTTGCCGACGGTGCCCTGTTGTACACCTCGCCAGACATTCTGGGAGTCGGGGCCATGGCCGATGCGGCCAACCGTGCGCGCCACGGTGACCGGGTGACGTTCGCCGCCAACCAGCATATCAATCCCACCAATATCTGCGTCCTGCGGAAGACCTGCGTCTTCTGCGGGTATGCGCGCTTGCCCAAAGAAGAGGGGGCATACCGCTACACGCTGGAACAGGTGCTGGCCGAGTCCGACCGCGCCGACGGGACCATCACGCGCGAGTTTCACATTGTGGGCGGCCTCGATATGCAGGCGGGGCTTGAGTACTACCGCACGATGTTCCGCGCCCTCAAGGCACGGCATCCGCAGGTGCACATCAAGGCGTTGACGGCCGTGGAAATCGCCCATCTCGCGCGCATCGAAAAGATGACACGTGAGGAGGTACTGCTCTCGCTCCGTGAGGCCGGGCTGGATACCCTGCCGGGCGGCGGAGCGGAGACATTCAGCGCCGCCGTGCGTGAACAGATTGCCGACAAGAAGTTGGGCGGCATGGACTACATCGACGTTCACCGCACCGCGCACCAGCTCGGCATCCGGTCCAACTGCACCATGCTCTATGGGCATGTGGAAACAATTGACGATCGGATGCAGCACCTCAGCATGTTGCGTGATTTGCAGGACGAGACAGGCGGATTCCTGGCCTTCATCCCGTTGGCATATCACCCCGACGATAACGAACTCGGCAAGACGCTGGGGCGCACCGGTACCAGCACCACCGGTTTCGATGATCTGCGCAATCTGGCGGTGGGCCGGTTGTTTCTCGACAACTTCGAGCACATCAAGACACACTGGATCATGGTGACGCCAGCCTTGTCGCAAATCGCCCTGCATTTCGGGGTGAATGACATTGAAGGCACTGTGGTGCGGGAGAAGATCTATCATGCCGTGGGTGCCAGCACCCCGCAGGGGATGACGCTGCCACAATTGCTGCAACTCATCCGCGGGGCCGGGAAAGCCCCCGCGGAACGCAATTCGTTCTATCAGGTCATTCGGGAGTTCATGCCCGACGACACCGGCGAGGGGATCACCGCGCCGGCCGATGAACTCGTGCCGCTTGGGAGCTGA
- the fabF gene encoding beta-ketoacyl-ACP synthase II — protein MRRRVVVTGLGAITAVGNDVSTTWQSLLGGVSGGALITKFDASDFKVKFACEVKGFDVGLYMDRKEAKRADLFTQYAMGAAVQAMHDAGFENGGYVPEETGVIIGSGIGGLATMEDQHSTLIKSGNRRISPFFIPMYIADIAAGIVSMRFNAKGPNYATMSACATSAHAIGEGFRTISYGDADVMLVGGTEAAVLPMAIGGFGNMTALSERNDSPATASRPFDATRDGFVLGEGAGVVVLEELEHALRRGARIYGEVIGYGATGDAYHLTGQPDAHEGLQRAMRKALADGKLAPSDVDYINAHGTSTPLNDPNEIKAIKAVFGEHAYQLSVSSTKSATGHMLGAAGSVEFIACALAMRDSMIPPTINYSTPDPECDLDVTPNVPKARQVNVAISNSSGFGGHNVSIALRRWHG, from the coding sequence ATGCGTCGTCGGGTCGTCGTCACGGGTCTTGGGGCGATCACGGCCGTCGGGAACGACGTGTCGACGACCTGGCAGTCGCTGCTGGGGGGTGTGTCCGGGGGCGCGCTGATCACCAAGTTCGACGCATCAGACTTCAAGGTGAAGTTTGCATGCGAGGTGAAGGGTTTCGATGTGGGCCTGTACATGGACCGCAAGGAAGCCAAGCGCGCCGATCTGTTCACCCAGTATGCGATGGGCGCTGCCGTGCAGGCCATGCATGACGCGGGCTTCGAGAACGGAGGGTACGTTCCCGAGGAGACCGGCGTCATTATTGGCAGTGGGATCGGTGGGCTGGCCACCATGGAAGACCAGCACTCCACGCTGATAAAGTCGGGGAACCGGCGGATCTCGCCGTTCTTCATCCCGATGTACATCGCCGACATCGCGGCGGGCATCGTGTCCATGCGCTTCAACGCGAAGGGCCCGAACTATGCCACCATGTCGGCGTGTGCCACCAGTGCGCACGCGATCGGTGAAGGGTTCCGCACCATTTCGTACGGCGACGCCGATGTCATGTTGGTTGGCGGGACAGAAGCAGCCGTGTTGCCCATGGCGATTGGCGGCTTCGGCAACATGACCGCCCTGTCGGAGCGGAACGATTCGCCGGCGACGGCCTCTCGTCCGTTCGATGCCACGCGGGACGGGTTTGTGCTCGGCGAAGGGGCAGGGGTGGTGGTGCTCGAAGAACTCGAGCACGCCCTGCGGCGCGGGGCCCGGATCTATGGCGAGGTGATCGGCTACGGCGCCACCGGTGACGCTTATCACCTGACCGGGCAGCCGGACGCGCACGAAGGGCTGCAGCGGGCCATGCGTAAGGCGCTGGCCGATGGCAAATTGGCGCCGTCCGATGTCGATTACATCAACGCGCACGGCACATCCACGCCGCTCAACGATCCCAACGAGATCAAGGCGATCAAGGCGGTGTTCGGTGAGCACGCGTACCAGTTGTCGGTGAGTTCCACCAAGTCCGCCACCGGGCATATGCTGGGCGCGGCGGGGAGCGTGGAATTCATTGCGTGCGCGTTGGCTATGCGGGACAGTATGATTCCACCCACGATCAATTACAGCACCCCCGATCCGGAGTGCGACCTCGATGTCACCCCCAACGTGCCCAAGGCGCGCCAGGTGAACGTCGCGATCTCCAATAGCTCCGGGTTTGGTGGTCACAACGTCTCGATCGCGCTCCGACGCTGGCACGGGTAA
- a CDS encoding acyl carrier protein yields the protein MSDNASKIKDIIEKELGVEREKLTPEASFIEDLGADSLDIVELVMEFEKEFNIDIPDEDAEKLRTVGDAIAYLEAKVTG from the coding sequence ATGTCGGATAACGCGTCGAAAATCAAGGACATCATCGAGAAGGAACTCGGCGTTGAGCGCGAGAAGCTCACCCCCGAAGCGAGCTTCATCGAAGACCTCGGCGCCGACTCGCTCGACATCGTCGAACTGGTCATGGAATTCGAGAAGGAATTCAACATCGATATTCCCGACGAGGATGCCGAGAAGCTGCGCACCGTAGGTGACGCCATCGCGTACCTCGAGGCGAAGGTCACGGGCTGA
- the fabG gene encoding 3-oxoacyl-[acyl-carrier-protein] reductase, whose amino-acid sequence MAAGMQIELNGRVALVTGSTRGIGRAIATALAKAGARVAVTGRDQAKAEAAAAEIAAATGAEVKGYATDVSEVAQATALVEAVEKDFGQLDILVNNAGLTRDNLMMRLKDDDWDAVINANLRGAFATCRAASRGMMKRRWGRIINVASVVGLIGNKGQANYAASKAGLIGMTKSIAKELASRNILANVVAPGFIETDMTAAMPPEARASMSAGIPLERLGTPDDIAGMVVVLASNLTSYVTGQVFVVDGGLVM is encoded by the coding sequence ATGGCGGCTGGCATGCAGATCGAACTCAATGGGCGCGTGGCCCTGGTAACGGGATCAACACGCGGGATCGGGCGAGCCATCGCCACGGCGCTGGCCAAAGCCGGGGCGCGGGTCGCTGTGACTGGCCGTGATCAGGCGAAGGCGGAGGCGGCGGCAGCAGAGATTGCGGCCGCGACCGGAGCCGAGGTAAAGGGGTACGCCACCGATGTGTCCGAGGTTGCGCAGGCCACGGCCCTGGTGGAGGCGGTGGAAAAGGATTTTGGCCAATTGGACATTCTGGTCAACAACGCCGGCCTGACCCGGGACAATCTCATGATGCGTCTCAAGGACGACGATTGGGATGCCGTCATCAACGCCAATCTGCGCGGTGCCTTCGCCACCTGCCGAGCCGCCAGTCGTGGGATGATGAAGCGGCGCTGGGGGCGGATCATCAACGTGGCCAGCGTGGTGGGACTGATTGGCAACAAGGGGCAGGCGAATTATGCCGCCAGCAAGGCGGGGTTGATCGGGATGACGAAATCGATCGCCAAGGAACTGGCCTCGCGGAACATTCTGGCCAATGTCGTGGCGCCCGGCTTCATCGAAACCGATATGACGGCCGCCATGCCCCCGGAGGCGCGAGCGTCCATGAGTGCCGGGATCCCCCTGGAGCGTTTGGGGACACCGGATGATATCGCGGGCATGGTGGTCGTGCTCGCATCCAACCTGACCAGTTATGTAACTGGGCAGGTCTTTGTCGTGGACGGCGGCCTGGTGATGTAA